From Metasolibacillus fluoroglycofenilyticus, one genomic window encodes:
- a CDS encoding metallophosphoesterase family protein, with translation MQYAIFGDLHSHKKHTELVLQHIQEVAPDAALLALGDLYECIIGKRKALTARNIPLKEAAIIKKEFERLLTFPSVIGNQEERIALVTGSQYFLQYEEKLYIENAMLIHGHQFEWNEQFEPTFPQFNTPLVFFGHSHRAAIYIDGTRTAVPYHQPLFVGDRHYVINVGAVVETLDWCLYDSEAMTVTFMRVT, from the coding sequence TTGCAATATGCAATTTTTGGAGATTTACATTCACATAAAAAGCATACAGAGCTTGTCTTACAGCATATACAGGAGGTTGCGCCAGATGCTGCGTTGCTCGCTCTAGGCGATTTATATGAGTGCATAATAGGCAAGCGCAAGGCATTAACAGCTCGCAATATTCCTTTAAAGGAAGCGGCAATTATTAAAAAGGAGTTTGAGAGGTTACTAACCTTTCCTTCTGTTATTGGCAATCAAGAAGAGCGTATCGCTCTTGTAACAGGCTCACAGTATTTTTTACAATATGAGGAAAAGCTTTATATAGAGAATGCTATGCTTATTCATGGGCATCAATTTGAGTGGAATGAGCAATTTGAGCCGACCTTCCCACAATTTAATACCCCATTAGTCTTTTTTGGTCATAGCCATCGAGCAGCTATTTATATTGATGGTACACGCACAGCAGTTCCCTATCATCAACCCCTCTTTGTCGGGGACAGGCATTATGTAATTAATGTGGGAGCTGTTGTTGAAACACTGGATTGGTGCTTGTATGATAGCGAGGCAATGACTGTTACATTTATGCGGGTAACGTAA
- a CDS encoding hybrid sensor histidine kinase/response regulator — protein MIKKQDYYYKLKIIAIALLFFLLLFFMRLSWVNYFSFADEVEIQQGVMDFEQINNSKSFKVYLDGEWEFFPNTILVTTKNKNSTPLYSHLPETWDTYIKRKPATTPHGSYYLKITNAPDSDTLYGLTIPASLSSYTLSVNNTQVGGYGNLVNLRKTGTDTRPVTYYFSLQPGDNEIIIAGFHTNEHTSGGLTKSLVFGDLHSIENLKWYSAVTQIIVCAIFLFYLLYTILLFIIGIRETVLLYFSLLVLSTFVTIVVSSNKLLLWYVPLDWISSTKLFFFSYIMTMLWFILFLNELIKNFVNTKLLNTVIAFCFIYLLFIAVAPIDYIFYTEIIFYLLFFISPIILAMIIYKVAISRQRGTIILLLTATAIINNSLFIIINRSLTTPYSHYPFDLLIAITALSGFWFMRYFHISVQSKQLSIKLQQEMYRKDDFLANTSHELRTPLQHMLSIAQSLLAKKEQHDLRLLVTIGHHMSFMLDGLLDLIHLKERTLNLQIKPINIQHIAASVCDMFQLTIKGNPIKLIIDLPPDLPPVLADENRLIQVFINLIHNAIKFTEQGTITIHAKAIGNQLFISITDTGIGIEKSKQALIFEPYEQADANVKSSRHIGLGLGLSICKEIIDLHDGSLTVTSVINEGSCFTFSLPIAKGLTVNQVEATTSSTLSKYIFLQDDLTVVEQELASTEDKATPPVSLANILIVDADPLSLQVLLKVLSTASYKIDTALNGTEALEKICEHSYDLVISDIMLPHMSGYELAKQIREQFSISELPILFLTARQQSEDIRLAFLNGANDYVKKPIEYIELKSRVDALIQVKQSSEERLRFEAAWLQAQIQPHFFFNTLNAIISLHGVDNNKMEKLLLAFGNYLQMSFDFQNVDLVVPIEYELKLVRSYLEIEQIRFGDRIQIIWDIPKGLILNVPPLSIQTLVENAIRHGISPQREGGTITIRITESVEEYKVKIIDNGAGFNTSGPRKQGGVGLINTEQRIKQIFGTELVIESMVGVGTTVTFIIPNSHTSLIK, from the coding sequence ATGATAAAAAAACAGGATTATTATTACAAGCTGAAAATTATTGCTATCGCTTTGCTATTTTTTTTACTGCTTTTTTTTATGCGCTTAAGTTGGGTCAACTATTTTTCATTCGCAGACGAAGTCGAAATTCAACAAGGGGTTATGGATTTTGAACAAATTAATAACAGCAAAAGCTTCAAAGTGTATCTTGATGGAGAGTGGGAGTTTTTCCCCAACACTATACTTGTTACGACAAAAAATAAAAATTCCACTCCTCTATACTCACATTTACCCGAAACATGGGACACGTACATAAAACGCAAACCTGCTACGACACCTCATGGCTCATACTATTTAAAAATTACCAATGCACCAGATTCAGACACACTTTACGGTCTGACAATACCTGCTAGCCTATCCTCCTATACACTTTCTGTTAATAATACACAAGTTGGTGGATACGGTAACTTGGTTAATTTAAGAAAAACTGGCACGGATACTAGACCTGTTACTTATTATTTTTCACTACAACCTGGAGATAATGAAATTATTATTGCCGGCTTTCACACAAATGAGCATACATCTGGCGGTTTAACAAAATCACTTGTTTTTGGTGATTTGCATTCTATCGAAAATTTAAAGTGGTATTCTGCTGTTACACAAATTATTGTTTGTGCTATTTTTCTGTTTTATCTACTTTATACGATTTTACTATTTATTATTGGTATACGAGAAACTGTGTTGCTCTATTTTTCATTACTCGTTCTATCAACATTTGTTACGATTGTTGTATCTAGCAATAAGTTACTTTTATGGTATGTACCGCTCGATTGGATTTCGTCGACGAAACTGTTTTTCTTTTCATATATTATGACGATGCTTTGGTTTATTTTATTTTTAAATGAGTTAATAAAAAACTTTGTGAATACAAAACTACTGAATACGGTTATCGCCTTTTGCTTTATTTACTTATTATTTATAGCGGTTGCACCTATTGACTATATTTTCTATACAGAAATAATTTTCTATTTATTATTTTTCATTTCACCTATCATTCTAGCAATGATTATTTATAAAGTAGCGATATCTAGACAGAGAGGCACAATCATACTGCTTTTAACAGCTACAGCGATTATTAATAACTCATTATTTATTATTATTAATCGATCATTAACAACACCCTATAGTCATTATCCTTTTGATTTGCTCATTGCGATTACAGCCTTATCTGGTTTTTGGTTTATGCGTTATTTTCATATATCTGTTCAATCAAAGCAGCTTTCCATTAAGCTTCAACAAGAAATGTATCGCAAGGATGATTTTCTCGCTAATACATCTCATGAACTGCGTACACCGCTCCAGCATATGCTAAGTATTGCGCAATCGCTATTAGCAAAAAAAGAGCAGCATGATTTAAGACTTTTAGTGACAATCGGTCATCATATGTCGTTTATGCTGGACGGTTTACTAGATTTAATTCATCTAAAAGAACGAACGCTTAATTTGCAAATTAAGCCAATTAACATACAACATATTGCGGCAAGCGTTTGCGATATGTTTCAGCTTACAATTAAAGGAAATCCAATAAAACTCATTATTGACTTACCGCCAGATTTACCACCAGTGCTGGCTGATGAAAATCGACTTATTCAAGTGTTTATTAACTTAATTCATAATGCCATTAAATTTACCGAACAAGGCACTATAACAATTCATGCCAAAGCGATAGGCAATCAGCTATTTATTTCTATTACAGACACAGGGATTGGAATTGAAAAGAGCAAGCAAGCACTTATATTTGAACCGTATGAGCAAGCTGACGCAAATGTTAAATCCTCTCGCCATATAGGATTGGGGCTCGGATTAAGCATTTGCAAAGAAATTATAGACTTACATGATGGCTCCCTTACTGTGACTTCTGTAATTAATGAAGGTTCTTGCTTTACATTTTCTTTACCAATTGCAAAGGGCTTAACAGTAAATCAGGTTGAGGCTACTACTAGCAGTACATTATCGAAGTATATTTTTTTACAGGATGATTTAACCGTTGTGGAGCAGGAACTGGCTTCCACAGAGGATAAAGCTACTCCCCCAGTTAGCTTGGCAAATATTTTAATTGTGGATGCAGATCCTTTAAGCTTACAAGTACTATTGAAAGTGTTATCAACAGCTTCCTATAAAATTGATACAGCCTTAAATGGCACAGAAGCCCTTGAAAAAATTTGTGAACATAGCTATGATTTAGTGATTTCAGATATTATGTTGCCACATATGTCAGGCTATGAATTAGCGAAACAAATTCGCGAGCAATTTTCAATTTCAGAACTACCTATTTTATTCTTAACAGCGCGTCAACAAAGTGAAGATATTCGACTTGCTTTCTTAAATGGTGCAAATGACTATGTGAAAAAGCCAATTGAATATATTGAGCTCAAATCACGTGTCGATGCACTTATTCAAGTAAAGCAGTCAAGTGAGGAGCGATTGCGCTTTGAGGCTGCATGGCTGCAAGCACAAATTCAGCCTCACTTCTTCTTCAACACATTAAATGCAATTATTTCCTTGCACGGTGTGGATAATAACAAGATGGAGAAGCTATTACTTGCCTTCGGTAATTATTTACAAATGAGCTTCGACTTTCAAAATGTAGATTTAGTTGTCCCAATTGAGTATGAGTTAAAGCTTGTACGCTCTTATTTAGAAATTGAACAAATTCGCTTTGGGGATAGGATTCAAATTATATGGGATATACCTAAGGGCTTAATATTAAATGTGCCACCCCTCTCTATTCAAACATTAGTAGAAAACGCAATCCGTCACGGCATTTCACCACAGCGGGAAGGCGGTACGATTACGATTCGTATTACGGAATCTGTCGAAGAATATAAAGTAAAGATTATTGACAACGGAGCTGGCTTTAATACATCTGGTCCTCGCAAGCAAGGCGGTGTTGGTCTCATTAATACCGAACAGCGCATAAAACAAATTTTCGGCACAGAGCTAGTTATAGAAAGTATGGTTGGAGTTGGAACAACAGTTACATTTATCATCCCCAACTCCCACACCTCTTTAATTAAATAA